The Bombus vancouverensis nearcticus chromosome 3, iyBomVanc1_principal, whole genome shotgun sequence genomic sequence ATTAGATTCTCCATCATCTACGTGACGATGACGGTCTATTACAACGAACGACGTCTTCAAGCTTCGAAATAATCAACGAtttcgaaataataaattgacgcgcgaataaaattatttcccAACGAGAATTAATTAGAAAGTTGGAAAGTAATCGAAAAGTGTAATTGTTTTGAAATTGCCGCGTCCACCAAACGCGATTGGAAAGTTTCTGTTAACACGTCGAAACGAACACGGAAGGTCCTTAATCGATTATTCGCTCGCATGACCGCAGTTCtggaaacgtttcacaatgGTTGTTTCTCGTTGTTAGACGACTCGTGATAAGTAGGAATTTCGAGAGACGCCAGGATAGAGACGAATCGAAAAAGCATTTAATCACGGTGTTCGCGTATCGAAATGGACGTGCTTCTTTCGCGGTGAAACCATTGAAAGATGGATGTTGCAATCGCGTGTTTCGTACCGGACCGAATCAAATTATCTCGAAATAGGATCGTAGCTGAATTACGGGACTACGTAATCCGCGGTGGGTCAGGGTGCTGGACTTGGACTGAAATCGCGGTCTCCTCGGTGGTCAGGTACGCCATGTCGTGTTCCTCGTCGTTAACGCCTTTGTTAACGAGCTGGAGGATTTTATTTCACTGCCGTGGAAATTCTTCTCTTTATTTTCCCACCTTCCTTCGGATCTTTTCTCGTTCCCCGaggttttctctttctctcttccgttTCCTTCGTCTTAATCGCTTAGCAGGTCGATTAATTAACCGcgtaagaaataattaaaagataagAAAAGGAACGGAGAAAAAGTATGGCGGTGGCTCGCGACGCAGATAAATCGCAACTGAATGCTTCGCTAATGAATTACAACGTcgctttatatttttttctaattaatGGACGCCATCTATTAAGCGCCGGAACATCGATGAATTGCTTTGTTTCGCCGCCCTTCGCTCCTCATCGTTCTGTGTTACGCGCCCTTGGCTTCTCCCCTCTTTTCGATTCGCTACGAATGGCCCTCCACGGTTATTGTTCAGGTGAGAAATTGAAACGAACAAACGGTAGCGCCGGAGGTCGTTCGAAACGATACTCGTGGTTACCACTTAATTCATTGTACCCGAGCTCGTTTCGTGTTCAAAGTCGGCTGCACAACGAATCGACGTTCGCAGTCTCTCAGAAAAGTATTTGGATAGTTACTATAGAAAACTTTGATCGgtatatttcatatatgtaaCGTGGTCGTATTTTCATTCTATGAACATTCATGCTATGTTTACGTCGACGTTtatttgtcaaatatatttgTGATCATTGCGTATGTTTTCAATGAATATCTAATTGTCTGGTTTCAAAATGCACGAGTGCAGTCAAAATAGCTGTGTCTCGTTACAGCGctaataaaattttcaaatgcTTCATACggcacacataatatattcatgtaAGGTTTTTTacatatatcaaaatattttacgcgatccagcaagaaaaAGTTATAATTCGTCGGTTTCATTCTTAGACAAAATAGACGCTTGTTggattttattgaatttttattaaaaacaatgCTTCGTCGTTTTATTCGTCGCTTTCCGATTTGCTCCGTCGCTCGAGCAGAATGAGCAAAAACGATAGGATAAGGAAGCTTGCGTTAAGTCGTATTAAACGCAGCTCGTATTTTTCGACTATTATTCCGCGTCACTCTTCATAATCGTAATTTACGAGCAGCTCGGAGTTTAAGTAACCATGGAAATATGGCCTTTCCACGGTTTCTATCTCGTAATCCGACACATGGACCTTCTAACCAATCTGCATGGACGGCATCTCACCCATAAGGATAAAAAATCACAGTGGTTCGTGAAATAAACGGATCCAAGTCAGACCGTAGATCTCCAAGGGAAAGGTGCCCGAAATCGATCCACGCTCGAAGCTTCGTCCGCAAAATAGCCGCAACGATTTGTCGTGGCGATTGCTCGGAATAAATTTCCCAAGCGATCGCGACGCTTTTCGAAATTTATCTCCGCCACTGCATAGATTTATTTGCGAAAGAAGGGCGGCGTGCACACGCCGCTACCGCCAACGAAAACGTTGCGTCACGCAGCTAAATAATCCCACCGGCGGACCAAACAAATAATTCTATCTTGCGAAACTTGTCCGCTCGAATGGGACTCGTTCAACGCTACCGATGCGAACTTACGTATTTATTGCTATTAGCAGTAAAACGTAATAACCACCCGGCAAGAAACCGTCGCTCGAGTGATCGCTGAAGAGATGAGACGAAGAATTCGCGGCTGAAGGAAGGTATTTATCGAAGAATTCGTTATTCGTCGTGAAAAACCAAGGAAAGTCCGGTCGAAGAATGCGAGTTCTCCGTGGCTCCTTTCACGCAGCTTCGTCCTTGGATGAGAACGCAGGATTCTCGCGGGATGCTCGCGTATCGTAAGCCAGCTTCGACGAATCCGCCTTTCGTATCTCGTTCTTGCTCGTCCCGTTTCTGCAGATCATCTCGTTGGAAGTGGCTGGTACGCTGATTACTTCTGTCAGTTGCATCGCTGTGGCGAATCGCAACGCCTGAAAGCAGAATCGAGAGATCGTCAGCGCTCTGCGAAACTTGCAAAGCTATTCAGCGGTATGCACACAAGGGACTCACGTGTGTTCAATCGTGTTTCGTTGATGAGATCAAGCTATTGACGTACGCCGCGTGAAACAGTGTTGGTTGAACAAAGAGAAGGGAGTGCAAACGGGTCGGTGCACGCGCGTAGGGCAAAGGGTGTCGACTACAATGGTCGTTGAATCGCTCGGGAGTCAGAACCTTCCTTCGCGGTTTCACGCCCAAGAGAATGTTTGAATTGCCAAGCGTAAATTAGGGGATGACGAGAGTTTGACGCGTTCAGTGTTCTTTTTTGTTGGTTTTttcaactttttaatttttcttatcTAATTGCTATTATTACTCTTAAAGAAAGCAATATCTTCTAGCCTTGTAAAGTGTTAAACGAGAAACGAGGAAGATGGAAAAATGCGAGTAAAAGTTAGTGCTACGTAAAACAATTACGAAGAGAATTCGATAACTTTACAAGGTTCTTAGGATAATTCTTTTGTGAGAGACGGAAAGTTACAACCTTCGCAGACTCGCAAAGGATCTGATGCAATTAGTTTCTTGGGCCGATATAAACGCGTTCGAGGtgaattcattaaaaaattgtatttttcgcAATTTCCTCAAGGCACCACTTAACTACAGAAAAATCCGCGCAACTACCACCATTTCCAATCCTCGTAAATTACGAATCCGGACTACGAGTAGATAACGTTGTTTTATGTTATCAACTAACCTTGTTCCAATTTAGACAGACTTTCTGCGCACCGTTCAGCCCCGCTATTTGTTGCTTATTTTTATCTCTTCGTTTTTCACCGTTTCCGTTTAACCATCCGATAAAACTTTCCTTAGTCGATGTTTCCGCGTTCAAGTCGTTTAACCACGTTCTCTATGTAAATCGGCCACGAATATTAAATACAACTCGTTCTAACAATGAATTCCTTACACGTCGAAAAAATACATCGCAAATAcaattgtattaggttgtccgaaaaatttctttcctcttataaggaaataatagacgcacaatgttttctgttttgtattagtttactgaattatgcacgaatataacaagagaaatagaacgaaatggatcatacctaatttaataaaataatataatacagatattattgttcatctattatcaccttatgaaaggaaagaaacttttcgaacaacttGATAGTATTTTGAACGAATAAACGACCACGTATATTCTAATTTTTATCTGCTATGTTCGGCTGCAAAAAATTATGGTTGGGCGATCTTGTGTAAAATCGCTGTATCCCATTGAAACGCTTTGGTCGATGTGAATTCAGCGATGTGATTCAGTGGACAATTAAAAGTAATTTCAAATCGAAAAGTTATCAGAAAGGTTTCGCTATCCTGTATAGCAAGTTTTTATGAATAGGTTGAATAGGATTGAACGTTCGTACTTTCTACCTATCTCgcatttaaatatacatattaatgtttttatcgAAAGAGCTACGCCATTTCTACTGATCAAAGCCGAACTTCTCTGTTTAGTCGctaaatttgatatttatttgaaagtAGTATTTTCTCAAGTAATATTTTACTAAAGTTTATCCCAAAATAACCAGCAACCACACCATTTAACAGAATATATCGGTAGTTGAAAGTGCTAtaaatttttcggacaacccaacACAACGACCAAAAGTTCGATCTCGTGGAAATACAATGTACCACATAGAAAAAGCACAGCGGGAATAGAAATTGCATCCATCGTGGTGAATTTTTGACCCGCTGAAAACCAATTTCTAGAGTAGGTAAGTAAACCACGAACATAAAACAGGAAAATAGAATCGAAAGTATGTGCAAGTAacgcgaatcgttcgaaccGATAAAACATACGCGCTTTTAACGAAGCGCAACTCGAAAATGCTGAACGAACAAACGCGATTTCGCGATGTACAACTCAAGTGCAATTTGTTACAATGTCTACGAGTTTTAGATACGCGATCGTCGAACGATGCAGCTTCGTCGTCGAACTTGAAAAGCGATTCGCACGTGGCCGATTCCTGGACAATTCGATTAGTTTCTGCGCCATCAGTCGCGCTACAGCCACCCACGTGACTTATTACAAGATTAAAAGTAGCCGAAGGGCGAAAAAACTTGTCCAATTGCGAGGTTGTCTGTCGCTCGCGCAAACAGGACCCTCTAATTCGCCGCCATCCCGCTTTTTCCGCACTCTCGAAACGACATTTATTTCCGAACTTCATCCCCATTCAATTACGCGTTTCATCCTAGTCGTTTACGGAGAGTTTCGTCGCGCTCGCTTTCCACGAAAATTGAACGGAAATTCGCCAGTGGACATTCGGCTACAATTCGTTGCTACGTCCTCGTTAAGAACGTCGAGGACGTGTATATTGCATTGTTGACGACAACGTTATATGAGACTTTAGGCGAAATGAAATTACAAAgagcgaaaaaaagaaaaataatggcACACGATTAAAACGAAGAAGATTCAGGAGAAATCCATTTTTAACAAATGCCTATTTACTATTCTACTTTTAAGAAGAAATTCATCTTTTAGGAATTAACAGTCAGTATAAATACTCTGGTGACCAAAGGTTTTGCGACCGcctgtaaattataaaattccgCGCAACTTAAATTTCGCGaaataagatattttttatCAGAACTTTGTTACTTCGACAAGGAAcagtaaaaaattgtttaaattgaAAAAGTATCGCTCTCTAAAGTACGAGCAGTGAATGAAGTTTTTGGTTCGACGGGAGTTCGACTAAGTTTAAGCGTAGCGGAATAAAGACAGCCATTGTAGAGAATCGCTCGAGTTTGATGGTTTAGGAACAAGTGCCAAACTTCTGTCTCGAAAGACAAACGACCGGGAGAAAATATCACACCAATGCTTGAAATCATTTCGGCGAAAAATCGAATAATCATACACTCGTTCGATTCACTCAATTACTCTAGTCTTTTCGCCTAATTCAGAACTATCGAGCCAATCTTTTCGACTCATTGGCGTGCATAATCGTTTACCAGGTGGTGCGAACTATTGTGGCCTTATATTCTTATTAATTCAATTGTTTCGTTAATTGTACCTTTCTCTAAATTTTTACGCTCCACAGAATATTAATATGCCAAAGGATGAAAACGTAATCTCCAGTTTTCTCATCCCGTTCTATCAAAAGTTAACAATGAGTTTGGCAAAAGTTTGCTACGAAAATTCTATGGAAAGTAAGAAGATGAACAAAGAACGCTTGTGTAGTCAATTCTCGAGTTCACCGTAAAATTTGCCCCAGTATTCGGCATTCGCCGAGACTGCTGTAAACATTTAACGAAGCCATTGGCAGTTGTCCAATTCCGCGGAAGTTGACTTTCGTTGGCTGAATACGATTGCCGTGCGGTTATAACTTAAAAGTCATTACCTTTCGTCTGTCCCTGTGGGCAGAATACAGGATCCAGATAATGTAGCACACCATTATTATGGCCGGTATGCTGACACCAGCTATGGTGGACGCTTCCCGTAAGAGTGCATGATGCACAGCGAGTAGCATGATTGCCAGCACAGCTCCACCGGCGACGTATCTTCCGGTCCGACGCCGTTCCTCCTATCGACAAATAGCAAATATTCAGACGATGTTATAattagactgcgaatttttatgggaactcatatttttatgaaaataactaAGAAAATGAAACCTAAGCGAAAACTTGTTTCAGCTGCTAAGAATTTGTAATATAACGAGCGttgtactttgaatatttcacgTATCTCTACATTTTGTATGCTTTCTATGTATATCTGCAAACCtttcataaattcataaaaatccaCTGACTATTTATGATTCTTCCCACGACTGTAGGTATACGTCATATTTAAATAGCGATCGCTCGAACACCTGCTACAACGAAACGTTAAGATATTACTGGACTATGGTTATTTACAATAAACGAATAAGCCCGACCTGGCCTTattatataagatataataatattcataatGTGTACATTAATACTAATTAACCATAATGTGTACAATATGGTTCGGTATTATATGTCAATATTAGAAGACAATTCTTTCTGCTTGAGATTCTGTGATGGATAAGATTCTTGTAACCGACGTTTTGCTGCACTTTGTCCAAAGATTTCTTCATTAGCTTTTCGCGTGTCCCGCATGAAACTTTCGCGATGGTTCGTTTAGAAACGATGTAAAATGGATGGTGATAAGATCGGTAACAGGAGGATGTACATGAACGATGCAATAGAAAGATTATGGTGCAGATTCTAAAGGAAAGATAGTGGCTTTGATGTTGACAGTAAATCTATGAATGCTGATTGATGAAATGGGAACAGTAACGCGCTTGAAAGCAGAGTAAGTAAGTCTCTGGAAACGGAGTTGTAAAGAGAACTGGTCTCTTAAAACAAAATCGTATTAAAGTAGTATTGTCCAATTAACGAGCTCGCTGTTACTGACGCAACCGGTAAATTTTTCATGCATTTTAATAAACAGATTTAGGAAAACAAGCATAATGGTAAGCAGTGAGGTTGAAACAATTGGCTAAACCAAGAATATTTCTGACAAAAAAGGTATATTGGTGAAGATGATGTTATTCATTAAAGTAAAACTGTTCCATCTCTTGGTAAGAAGTATAATTCAAAAAGTTCATGATCCGAACAAAGACTTTCTAAATTCGGTTCTATATCGAGAGATATAGTCATATTTCCATGGCAATAAACGTATTAATGTACAACACgcagaattaaaaaatgcatagATGAAGAAAGGTACGTAAGCGGCAAACGTAAAGTAAAGATTTTCTTCGGGAACTGCATGGAAGAATCCCTGATGCGCTTGATTCTCAAGATTCAACGAGGTCAGAGGATGGTTCTACGAATAGAATAGGAGAAAACCACGAGTACTGGAATTCGGACAGTCCGTATTAAATTTTGGATAACGACGGCTAGCGGAAGTGACAGCTCCATTTCCATTCGTGCGACGCCGATGCAATTTGACCTGTCGCGCAGCTACTTTGCATTCGGTGCGCAAATGCGTCCATCCGCACCATCACTGATAtcctgacgcgttttcctattATTATCGTATTCAAATCGAAATATCGCCGGATATACACAGTCGGCACGCTCCGTCGCTGATCTATTTTGCCGTAAGTCGCGCGCAAGCGGAGGCGTGCCTCGTAgatacgcgaacggtcgtatcACATGCACCACCGATTCTGAAATGTGTTTTGAGGATCGAATTCCCGACCATTCTTCCCATCGTTTTATTCGTTGAATATTTATTCGTTGTACGAAGTATACTGTAACATGCGATACTTTTCGGCATAGTTTCTCTTTAATAATTTAATCTGGTTTGAAGAAACTGTTCTTtagatgaaaaaagaaaaaacgaagaggaaTCTAAATTCGATATCACTCGGCTCGCTTATCATTAAATCTTTGCGTAAGATGGACTCGATGCACGAAATATCTCTAGTAACGTTCAAAGACAAAATTGCGCGCTATTTCACTTTGGATTTTCGTATTCACTTCTTAACTGAATGAACTCTGCAtggatttttcttttcttttttttttttttttttgatagttCAGCTTGGTTAGAAGAATCGTTTCTGTGAACGAAAACAAGCGATATAATATAAGACGGCCTATGTTGCCAATATTTATTGGTTTAATCGTAACATTTAGAGATATGGAAGTGACGACGTCGGTCCTAATAGAAGCTACAGCTGGTGCGAAAAAGCagcgaaagaaattattataaataaatttttaaatagaaagaGTTAAGCAGGGAAATGGATAACGCGTTAATATCTGTAACTgcgtaataaaaaatattacatttatactTAACAAGTTTCCAAATTGGGTAGAAAATACCATAGGGACACGGTTTCCTATTTCATCGCAGCGTATGACCCGCTTCCGTACGACTCGTGTTATGCAAAAGCGAAGGATTAACGTTAACGATGCGACTATTCCTGTATTTTTATTTGCGAGAAGCATTCTACATGGAGCAACATGCGGAGGACAGAGAAACCAAAGCTTTACGGACTAAAAAATATTGCCACGGTTAAAATATTACGTTCTAAGAGCTTCGTTCGTGAAATTACGTTCGTGCGATATTCGCGTCTGCGGTGAGGCGTGCACTGCGTCGTTCTTCTGTAACGTACAAGTACGAATTGACTAATTTTTCATTCACGAGCGAatgtttcaaaaaaaaaaaaaaaaaaagttcgtCTTATAAAATTCACATTCATAGCGTAACGTTACGAGAACCAGATGGCTGTCTAGCGAGGGAGATCTGCGTTCGAGGTTGCAGAGAAGTTTACACGGATCGTTGGAAAAGCCGAAGGGATCGAAGTAGGACGCATGGGACTGGAACAAAAGTCGAATGGAACTGTACTAAATTTCGAATAGCGAAGTTGCGGGAAAAGGTTCGTGCCCAAACACCTTTTACGAAACCTTTTCCCTCAACTCTGCTCTTTCGAAATCACCATCCCGCTAATAATCGTTTGAAAATATCGTAACTAACCGAGGTTGCAACAGTATCGAGGGTGTCCCTTGAAGAGGACTCGTTCGATCTGAGAGGCATGGTCCTGACAATGACATAAATCAGCTTCACCGACAGATTTAAATAATCCTCAGGGATAGGAAGGCCCCGGTGGATTCGAACTTTATTCTTTCACGAACATAGATCATCGATACTCCCTCTTCGCGATTCAATCTCCCGGTCGTTCTTCTCGATTCAAGCGACGACATGAATCATTGCCAGCCGAAGGACACCTTGCAGCACGACCAACACTCTCCTGCCGTGCATTTTATTATACACGGTATTTCACTTGTCTGGTATTGCAACTggtttcgttttcttttctctctctctctctctctctctctatctctccctctctctctctctctctcccttcggTCGACAATCGTCGAAAATTTTTACGACGGTAGATACGCCTGAGGAGATGCCAAGAATTTCGCAGCGAAATTTACGGACATACCCGCCGTTAAATTAAACGTCGCGTATTTACGGCCGCTGTGGTTTAATTAGAAAGATTACGACGGTTGtagtttaattaaaaagattacGACGAAGGGGAAGAACGCGAGTCATCGTGGAAAGTCTTCAAGTCTTTCGTCTCGATTCATCCGACATTCATACGCTGACAGATGTAATCACTTTGAAACAACAGACTGGACTAGCAGAAATCACCACTGTTGACTTCTTGGGTCAGGTCATCCCTTCAGCTTGGTCGCACCACGAAAGAAATGGCTGTATCACGATTTACAGCGACTACTTGGACCACGTTGGTCCCTTTGGTATAAAAGAAAGGATGGAAACAAAAGAGAAGAGTAACAAGGGTCTACAGTGGTTCACCAAGTTCACGATAGACGATCACGACGGACATCTCGCGTGCACTGGAAGCCGTGCGTCGATCCTCGCGTCGAACGGGATCGATGGTTGGTCGAACTGGCGCGAGAGAGCTTGGAAAATGAGAACGAAGAGGCGTTCGAAGGAAGATGTATCGGGAGAACAGTGCCAGCCGCCCATTTACAACGTTGCCCGGCACAATATAAGCCAGGCAAGCTAGCTAGCATAATAAACGAATAACACGATGGACCAACACACCCACGTACATAGACGTTCCTCTCTCAAACATGGCGCGTTGCGTTGCTCGCGGAACCGATCGACGATAGAAGATAACTGTCTTTGCCAAAATTTTCTCTGGTGCTTTGCGAACGTGCAGGTCGAATACCTTTGGTAAAATTGCTATACGAAACAGTTTGACGTTGCAGAAAATGAGCTTTGTACGTGTATCGTGTCCTAAATTGACGAGCGTTGCGATGAACTGTCAGATACTCGTCTTTCAATtcgtttttacattttatatgtaTTAATGTACGCTAACACGTTGAAACGCGGCGAAGCTGACGGCAAACCGTGTTACGTTGAAATCGAATTAGCCTTGTTCCCGTGGTCCGTGAGAGAGTTTCGAACGGAATGTTGACTCCCGAGCATCTGATTGGAGATGCTCGTGAAATTGAATGCTACCCGCGCAAACCGTTCTATCGCAAATTCTGTTCCACGAATCTCCGATACTACTCAGTGCAACTATTATAGATAGCTTTGATTAAAGACAAGAACGTCTTTAATCAAACGTGTCTTTAATCTTACGTGTCACGATATTCGATATTAAATATCCCTAATTTTTACATTCTCCGTGTTTATACGCCACAATGTTCGATATTTGATATctgaaattgtttttcgttttctaatGTGTGACGTCGTTCAGAATTATTCGAACGAGTTCGATAATCGATGCACATTGGCTTGAACGATTTAAACTTAAAACGCGTGCAATTCCTACACTATGTTTGTAGTGTACTGTACGCGTGCTATGTTCCAGTAAGATATAAACTACCGGAGGAGAACACGATGAATCATATCTTCCATTTTTATACAAGTCTGCAGTTTTACGAATACGATGCACGCCGTGTATCGACCATAGTCGTGTTTCTATTCAAATTTCGAACGACCAAGAATTGGAAAATGGTAGGAATTAATGATAACGAAGAATTCTtgcttaatttttattatatcggAGGTGAAGTAAATTATGAGAAGTTTGTCCTCGCAATAATTACGAACTCAATTTTTACAAAGTCAATTTTTAAACGAGAAAGAATCGGGAAATGGTACAAATTGAAGCGATCGTAAGCCGGCCATTTCGTTAGATCGTCGTCTTCTGAAATACCCGTCGTTACGTGTGGTTATCGTGGCGGAGTTCGTACGAACGTtctaatgaagaaataaaatggCTGTATTCAGAAGGGCCCACGAAATATCTCGCGATCAAATAAACGACTCATCGTGTGCCGTTTCATCTGAACATGGCAATAAGCCCGCACGATATTCGATCAGTTTTTTCCATCTAGCACGGCCTTACGACATTGTCTCCGGGATGACAATTACGCGATTCTGTTTCCGTGTATTCTTACCTTTTTCCCGGTTGGAAGTGTTGAAGAAAAAACCTCGACATCTTTATTTGTTTATTCCGTGACCTGGAAATCGCTATTACgcaaaaaatagaatttagtgaaacaaaaatattctaaataaggagaggtgcatattattgtgctcttaaatataaattatgttttgggttacaaggtctaggaacaaaggaactaataaataaatttctatttacgtTCCTTGTAAGCTTTAGCCAAAGCTATAAgcttaacttttttggtaatgtccttttgttataaatatacatggtgattggtaactggtggtacaagcggaagggggatgattctacgcgaaaaaagaagtcgaagacatataataaaaatttttttttttaatttgtttcttttttaaatttttccatcgaaacaacgatctacagtgagatccgttataacgtaccgcacgcgtaccgagcgaaaattcaaagtcgattttctcgaaaacaaagcctcgaacgaaaaatttttattctatattttcgacttcttttttcgcgtagaattaccccctttccgcttgtaccaccagttaccaaccaccctgtataaacgtgctccctatcgatTCTATTGTATGTAACACTAAGAGAAAAAgaatctggatcagcataaacttatacattatacttatacttatagctttatttatttcaatatatttttctattacaaattcatccattcGTTCTTCTATCGATCAACCTCAACAGGAAGAATGTCTCGCTGTGTATCCTTTACGACATCGGGAA encodes the following:
- the LOC117154157 gene encoding uncharacterized protein LOC117154157 gives rise to the protein MPLRSNESSSRDTLDTVATSEERRRTGRYVAGGAVLAIMLLAVHHALLREASTIAGVSIPAIIMVCYIIWILYSAHRDRRKALRFATAMQLTEVISVPATSNEMICRNGTSKNEIRKADSSKLAYDTRASRENPAFSSKDEAA